A genomic segment from Thermococcus sp. encodes:
- a CDS encoding DUF4139 domain-containing protein gives MKKKLIAGAGVVLLIILSVFLFQGEKATASDTTVVLYNSAKIGVIEETREFELKAGLNEVPLNELAGLNIAEVTIRPLNGGVQVLGVFSRGSNGDVYSANIGSEVEIKLRSGDVIKGRFLGFKNRKIAVEGDGYYLINPAEVSYFKAKNLDGKARVYAVLQADKAGKYNVSVTYRVANMSWESRYKLYIGKDAKLYGYVVLNNPTAQEFKDAKVLLIAGDVHLNQALPQPRVLYAKAASSGTFQIGEPQKVEAFYLYRLGIADLNPSSTMMYPYVTIEAPYQREYLYESWAGNGERPVYESISFKTDRVLPAGTVEIYRETDDGSLLIGENSIEHTPKGDTVRIGIGRDYDLKGTTTILEQRSGEGYSYYKVRITLQNFGNETKTVLVRHHKWGKVMTSSIQPTDETANYVEFKITLEPGEKKEIVFDYGVGISSS, from the coding sequence ATAAAGAAGAAGCTTATTGCCGGGGCCGGTGTGGTTCTGCTGATTATCCTGTCGGTCTTTTTGTTTCAGGGTGAGAAGGCCACCGCGAGCGATACGACAGTTGTCCTCTATAACTCAGCCAAAATCGGCGTGATAGAGGAGACGAGGGAGTTCGAACTTAAGGCTGGCCTGAATGAGGTTCCCCTCAATGAGCTGGCCGGACTGAACATCGCTGAGGTCACGATAAGGCCCCTCAATGGCGGGGTTCAGGTTCTCGGCGTTTTCAGCAGGGGTTCTAACGGCGACGTTTACTCGGCGAACATTGGCAGTGAGGTGGAGATAAAGCTGAGGAGCGGTGACGTCATCAAGGGCAGGTTTCTCGGCTTCAAAAACAGGAAGATAGCGGTCGAGGGCGACGGCTACTACCTGATAAACCCTGCCGAGGTTTCATACTTCAAGGCCAAGAACCTCGACGGAAAGGCAAGGGTTTACGCGGTTCTCCAGGCGGACAAGGCCGGAAAGTACAACGTCAGCGTGACCTACAGGGTGGCGAACATGAGCTGGGAGAGCAGGTACAAGCTCTACATCGGGAAAGATGCCAAGCTCTACGGTTACGTCGTGCTCAACAACCCGACGGCTCAGGAGTTCAAGGACGCAAAGGTTCTCCTCATAGCCGGCGACGTCCACCTCAACCAGGCCCTTCCGCAGCCGCGCGTTCTCTACGCCAAAGCGGCCTCTTCAGGGACCTTCCAGATCGGCGAGCCGCAGAAGGTCGAGGCGTTCTACCTGTACAGGCTCGGAATCGCCGACCTCAATCCCTCGAGCACCATGATGTACCCCTACGTGACCATCGAAGCCCCATACCAGCGCGAGTACCTCTACGAGAGCTGGGCCGGGAACGGCGAGAGGCCGGTCTACGAGTCAATATCATTCAAGACCGACAGGGTTCTCCCCGCGGGAACCGTTGAGATCTACCGCGAAACCGATGATGGAAGCCTCCTGATTGGCGAGAACTCCATAGAGCACACACCCAAGGGCGACACTGTTAGGATAGGCATCGGCAGGGACTACGACCTTAAAGGAACCACCACGATACTCGAGCAGAGGAGTGGAGAGGGCTACTCCTACTACAAGGTGAGGATAACCCTTCAGAACTTCGGCAACGAGACGAAGACTGTCCTTGTCAGACACCACAAATGGGGAAAAGTAATGACCTCAAGCATTCAGCCGACGGACGAGACGGCGAACTACGTGGAGTTTAAGATAACGCTCGAGCCCGGGGAAAAGAAGGAAATAGTCTTCGACTATGGGGTGGGTATTAGCTCTTCCTGA
- the cas6 gene encoding CRISPR-associated endoribonuclease Cas6, producing MRFLIRLLPENEPFRIPFSHQHHLQGLIYRSIGRINPDLSLSLHSPKVPKLFTYSLFMAERRELAEDRSGLLSHGHGFFYFSTAVPEIAEAFIGGLLQRPEVELWDERFTAETVKALYEPEKLSGRKFVTLSPVAVTTRRVQFGRPKSYDLSPAEPEFYELMRENLREKYMHLHGARPPEEFEMKVLSAKPKRFEVKPGIFQTAWHLVFRAKGDEGLLRAGYLAGFGEKNSIGFGMVKVDGRRQRVKKSWRGGGKDRKGKEA from the coding sequence TTGCGGTTCTTAATAAGACTCCTGCCCGAGAACGAGCCCTTTAGGATCCCCTTCAGCCACCAGCACCACCTCCAGGGGCTCATATACCGCAGTATCGGCCGGATTAACCCTGACCTTAGTTTAAGTCTCCATTCCCCAAAGGTCCCAAAGCTCTTCACGTACTCGCTCTTCATGGCGGAGAGGAGGGAGCTTGCCGAGGACAGGAGCGGACTGCTCAGCCACGGACACGGCTTCTTCTACTTCTCGACCGCCGTCCCTGAGATAGCGGAGGCCTTCATAGGAGGGCTACTTCAGCGGCCTGAAGTGGAGCTCTGGGATGAGCGCTTCACAGCGGAGACGGTTAAAGCCCTGTACGAGCCGGAGAAGCTGAGCGGTAGGAAGTTCGTGACGCTCTCGCCGGTGGCGGTAACTACCAGGAGGGTCCAGTTCGGAAGGCCGAAGAGCTACGACCTCTCCCCCGCGGAGCCGGAGTTCTACGAGCTGATGAGGGAGAACCTCAGGGAGAAGTACATGCACCTCCACGGGGCCAGGCCGCCGGAGGAGTTCGAGATGAAGGTGTTAAGTGCAAAGCCCAAGCGCTTCGAGGTCAAGCCGGGCATCTTCCAGACCGCCTGGCATTTGGTCTTCCGCGCGAAGGGCGACGAAGGTTTGCTCAGGGCCGGTTATCTAGCCGGCTTCGGGGAGAAGAACTCGATAGGCTTCGGGATGGTGAAGGTTGATGGGAGAAGGCAGAGGGTGAAGAAGAGCTGGAGGGGAGGTGGAAAAGATCGGAAGGGAAAAGAGGCTTGA
- a CDS encoding RAMP superfamily CRISPR-associated protein encodes MRVVLKMKALEPISVGYESIGIETLLYSLPIVKEDGTALEVPVIPGNSLRGVLRDQMALQFLEDVKSALTESKKETGAPEKQESLNAHIGTLMSLFSGGILSGEEKSQGMPNIKEIMENYIYPLLPLSIMGVALKKIIIPGRIKVGIGYPVTKETKSLLTDLGVSLNESTPALSEITSSVLITRKDDTNKVMQLKELLNVQGKIEEAKAGDSAVQQRLYRQVVVPGTVFYSYVEDIIPMTDAEWGLVLKTLERLDKIGGRVAGGLGKVKIELSGIDDKKREDFIKAYTNNIQDNLNTILNALETNPNSFFKSSSNSSGTAGTDGKGSGA; translated from the coding sequence ATGAGAGTAGTACTGAAGATGAAGGCTCTTGAGCCTATAAGTGTTGGGTATGAGTCCATAGGAATAGAGACTCTACTCTATTCCCTACCAATAGTTAAGGAAGATGGCACTGCACTCGAGGTTCCAGTGATTCCAGGCAACAGCCTTAGGGGAGTTTTGAGAGATCAGATGGCGCTCCAGTTCCTAGAGGATGTGAAAAGTGCCCTAACGGAATCGAAGAAGGAAACTGGAGCTCCAGAAAAACAGGAGTCTTTAAATGCACACATTGGAACACTCATGTCTCTATTTAGTGGAGGGATACTTAGCGGTGAAGAGAAATCCCAAGGCATGCCCAACATCAAAGAGATAATGGAGAATTACATCTACCCTCTCCTGCCACTCTCCATAATGGGGGTTGCCCTAAAGAAAATAATCATCCCGGGGAGGATTAAGGTTGGAATTGGATATCCAGTTACTAAAGAAACAAAGTCTTTGCTAACTGATCTCGGGGTTTCCCTCAACGAGAGTACCCCTGCTCTTTCAGAGATTACCTCTTCGGTTTTAATAACCCGCAAAGACGATACGAACAAAGTAATGCAGCTAAAGGAACTGCTAAACGTTCAGGGCAAAATTGAAGAGGCCAAAGCTGGGGACAGCGCAGTACAACAGAGGTTATACAGGCAGGTGGTTGTTCCGGGAACAGTATTCTACAGCTATGTTGAAGATATAATTCCGATGACAGACGCAGAATGGGGGCTCGTTCTAAAGACCCTCGAACGTCTGGACAAAATTGGTGGTCGTGTTGCAGGGGGTCTTGGGAAAGTAAAAATCGAGCTATCTGGGATTGACGACAAAAAACGGGAGGACTTTATTAAGGCTTATACTAACAACATCCAGGACAACCTAAACACGATACTAAATGCATTAGAGACAAATCCCAACAGCTTCTTCAAGAGTTCCTCCAATTCTAGTGGAACTGCAGGAACCGACGGAAAAGGTTCAGGGGCATGA
- a CDS encoding SWIM zinc finger family protein, which produces MDGKTLRKGERYYKSGRVLWVIKHGDRLFSKILGTYPYYVELDLKTGENRCTCPLGGDCKHVAAVMKAYENGFYFETFEEQAELFPEATAMEFLSEVPDLALDVTLKELRFALTTDESGSEVARLFRRALKLVALTGRKEALHVLEEVAGEYEHIFKDYKLSLKLEDELRELEASL; this is translated from the coding sequence ATGGATGGGAAGACCCTCAGAAAGGGTGAGCGCTACTACAAATCCGGCAGGGTTCTCTGGGTGATCAAGCACGGAGACAGGCTTTTCTCCAAGATTCTCGGCACTTACCCCTACTACGTCGAGCTTGACCTGAAAACCGGCGAGAACCGCTGCACCTGCCCCCTTGGTGGGGACTGCAAGCACGTTGCGGCAGTTATGAAGGCCTATGAGAACGGTTTCTACTTCGAGACCTTTGAGGAGCAAGCTGAACTCTTTCCAGAGGCAACCGCGATGGAGTTCCTGAGTGAGGTTCCAGACTTGGCCCTCGATGTTACGCTGAAGGAGCTCCGCTTCGCCTTAACCACCGACGAGAGCGGGAGCGAGGTCGCGAGGCTCTTCCGGAGGGCTTTGAAGCTCGTGGCGCTGACGGGAAGGAAAGAAGCGCTCCACGTCCTTGAGGAGGTCGCGGGGGAGTACGAACACATCTTTAAGGACTACAAGCTTTCCCTAAAGCTAGAAGATGAACTGAGGGAACTTGAGGCGTCCCTCTAA
- the cas2 gene encoding CRISPR-associated endonuclease Cas2, translating to MYIVIVYDVSVERVNKVKKFLRQHLHWVQNSVFEGEVTRAEFERIKAGLKDLIEEDEDSVVIYRLRSMPQRDVMGVEKNPLEDII from the coding sequence GTGTACATTGTCATCGTCTACGACGTCTCGGTCGAGCGGGTTAACAAGGTGAAGAAGTTCCTCCGCCAGCATCTTCACTGGGTTCAGAACAGCGTCTTCGAGGGAGAAGTAACCAGGGCCGAGTTCGAGCGTATAAAGGCCGGCCTGAAAGACCTCATTGAGGAGGATGAGGACTCCGTCGTGATCTACAGACTCCGCTCGATGCCCCAGCGAGATGTAATGGGGGTGGAGAAGAACCCGCTGGAGGACATCATCTAG
- a CDS encoding PD-(D/E)XK nuclease family protein yields MENPDRLETFNREIRNKIAGKRSPRRIWVTSLSFCLRRAALSTYLGTFKYERTGEMLLGTLLHRWVQENVDLEEIEFEVPLEYGITDGWILVGRADAILGDRVLEFKLKGFNQENGLGSLDEMEEPSKIWVEQLNAYLNMAGLDEGYIYVFDRDGLDFRHFKVERDEEAFSKMLGRARVVINGVEALEQGKFPAWIIPRYHTECESCLFKPICSAVDRPWEKSR; encoded by the coding sequence ATGGAAAATCCCGACAGGCTCGAAACGTTCAACCGGGAGATAAGGAACAAGATAGCAGGAAAGAGATCGCCGAGGAGGATATGGGTGACCTCTTTGAGCTTCTGCCTCAGGAGGGCGGCGCTCTCGACCTACCTTGGGACATTCAAGTACGAGCGCACCGGGGAGATGCTCCTCGGGACGCTGCTCCACAGATGGGTGCAGGAGAACGTTGACCTGGAGGAGATAGAGTTTGAGGTGCCGCTGGAGTACGGAATCACCGACGGCTGGATTCTCGTGGGGAGGGCGGACGCAATACTTGGGGACAGGGTGCTGGAGTTCAAGCTCAAGGGCTTCAACCAGGAGAACGGGCTCGGAAGCCTCGACGAGATGGAGGAGCCCTCGAAGATATGGGTGGAGCAGCTCAACGCCTACCTTAACATGGCCGGCTTGGATGAGGGCTACATCTACGTCTTCGACAGGGACGGCCTCGACTTCAGGCACTTCAAAGTGGAGAGGGACGAAGAGGCATTCAGCAAGATGCTGGGGCGCGCGAGGGTCGTGATAAATGGCGTGGAGGCCCTTGAGCAGGGAAAGTTCCCGGCGTGGATAATCCCACGTTATCATACTGAATGCGAGTCATGCCTATTCAAACCCATATGCAGCGCGGTAGACAGACCATGGGAGAAGTCTAGATGA
- a CDS encoding acetate--CoA ligase family protein, whose translation MDRIEKAKAVIEKATAENRPLVEPEAKEILKLYGVPVPDFKVATNEEEAVQFAREIGYPVVMKIVSPQIIHKSDAGGVKVNIKSDEEAKQAFRTIMENAKNYKPDADLWGVIIYKMLPLGKEVIVGMIRDPQFGPAIMFGLGGIFVEILKDVSFRVAPISKDEALDMIKEIKAYPILAGARGEKPVDIEALADIIVKIGDLALELPEIKELDINPIFAYEDSAIAVDARMLL comes from the coding sequence ATGGACAGGATTGAAAAGGCTAAGGCAGTCATCGAAAAGGCGACGGCCGAGAACAGGCCACTCGTCGAGCCGGAGGCAAAGGAGATACTCAAGCTCTACGGCGTCCCGGTTCCGGACTTCAAGGTCGCCACCAACGAGGAGGAGGCCGTTCAGTTCGCCAGGGAGATCGGCTACCCTGTTGTCATGAAGATCGTTTCCCCGCAGATCATCCACAAGAGCGACGCCGGCGGTGTCAAGGTCAACATCAAGAGCGACGAAGAGGCCAAGCAGGCCTTTAGGACCATCATGGAGAACGCCAAGAACTACAAGCCCGATGCAGACCTCTGGGGCGTTATCATCTACAAGATGCTCCCGCTAGGCAAGGAGGTTATTGTCGGCATGATCCGCGACCCGCAGTTCGGCCCAGCCATCATGTTTGGTCTAGGCGGCATCTTCGTCGAGATACTCAAGGACGTCAGCTTCCGCGTCGCCCCGATAAGCAAGGACGAGGCCCTTGATATGATAAAGGAGATCAAGGCCTACCCGATCCTGGCTGGAGCGCGCGGTGAGAAGCCCGTTGACATCGAGGCCCTTGCCGACATAATTGTTAAGATCGGCGATCTTGCCCTCGAGCTTCCTGAGATCAAAGAACTCGACATCAACCCCATCTTCGCCTACGAGGACTCAGCCATAGCCGTCGACGCGAGGATGCTTCTCTGA
- a CDS encoding transposase has translation NLSAGIDLGVNNLMAVYVENGESFLVNGRPLKSIAFYWRKKIVDYQSKLNKSGTKKSRKLKALHQKAKLQAKHYINTAVRQTVERLYHLGVSRIVVGYPKGISRNSDKGTRQNFLLSHVWRFNTVIQRLREVAEEYGISVDVVDEAFTSKTCPVCGKPHYGARFVRGLFKCPVTGLVFNADLVGAFNILRKAVKTITPNLGGLFAQGRGNWPKTRPEGLKARFGLGFNEAPQTSPPLARG, from the coding sequence AACCTCTCTGCTGGAATTGATTTAGGAGTGAACAATTTAATGGCCGTCTATGTCGAGAATGGAGAAAGTTTTCTCGTGAACGGAAGACCACTCAAGAGCATTGCCTTCTACTGGCGGAAGAAGATTGTTGACTATCAGTCAAAACTCAACAAGAGCGGGACTAAAAAGAGCAGAAAACTCAAAGCTCTTCATCAGAAGGCCAAACTCCAAGCCAAGCACTACATTAACACTGCCGTGAGGCAGACCGTCGAGAGGCTTTATCACCTCGGAGTTTCAAGGATCGTGGTCGGTTATCCTAAAGGCATCAGTAGAAACTCTGATAAGGGGACGAGGCAAAACTTCCTTCTTTCTCACGTCTGGCGGTTTAACACGGTGATTCAACGCCTCAGGGAGGTTGCCGAGGAGTATGGTATTAGCGTTGATGTCGTTGATGAGGCTTTCACTTCTAAGACCTGCCCTGTCTGCGGGAAGCCTCACTATGGGGCTCGCTTTGTTCGAGGATTGTTTAAGTGTCCCGTAACGGGGCTTGTGTTTAACGCGGATTTAGTTGGTGCTTTTAACATTTTGAGAAAAGCGGTAAAAACCATAACCCCGAACTTGGGCGGTTTGTTCGCTCAAGGGAGGGGTAACTGGCCGAAGACCCGGCCAGAGGGGCTGAAAGCCCGTTTTGGTTTGGGTTTTAATGAAGCCCCTCAAACCTCTCCACCCTTAGCGAGGGGTTAG